A window of SAR116 cluster alpha proteobacterium HIMB100 genomic DNA:
CCATAAGCCACCCGCAGGGTTGACGCCCGCAAGCCCGAGATAGACGCAATATTCACCAGTGCGCCTTTGGTCTGTTTCAGCACAGGAATACAAGCCTGAGAGACCAGAAAAACACCATCAAGGTTGGTGGCCATCACCCGCCGCCAGCGAGCAAAATCGGTGTCTTCTATTGGTCCGAAATCAGCCACACCTGCATTATTAACCACCACGTCAATCTGACCTGACCACTCTGATATGGCGGCAACCATCGCATTTACCGCCTCAGGGTCTGAAACGTCGCAGGCAAAAGCCTTTGCCCCGTCAACATCACACGCAGCCTTGTGCAGCTCGTCTTCGTCTCTGTCCACCATGGCGATCTGATAGCCATGCTGTGTCATCAGCTGCGCAGTGGCAAGCCCGATGCCGCGGGCCGCCCCTGTAATCAGGGCTGTTTTCCGGCTCATAATGCTGTCTCCTGTTTCGGGGGGAGGGAATAGGTCAGGCTGGCTGAAGCCACAGGATGTTCGCATCCCTCATCAGTTGCGGTGTAAATCAAAACATCACCGACCACCAGACGCCTGCCCAATTTATGTATGCGCGGCAAACCGATAAGGGCGTCTGTATCTGGTTTGCGCATGAAATTGATTGTTGCGCTTGTAGTGACGCTCAGCGCTTCAGGTCCGATTTGCTGTAATATGGCCAGATAAAGACTGACATCAGCCAGAGCAAACATCGCTGGGCCAGATACGGTCTGCCCCGGGCGCAGATTTTTTTCTGTTATGTTCATTTTGATGCGCAGCTCGCCTCTTTCATTGACCTTCACCAGAAAGTCACCAGCAACCTGGGGAAACTCTGTGGTTAAAAAATCTTGAAGCTGCTGTGCATTCATCATGGTTTTGTCCCCTGATCTGTCTCACAAAAGAAAGATAAAAATCTAGGATCAGAAGCTTTGGGGGGCAAGATATTTCGCCCCTTTTCCCCTCAGGGGTTGGTGTTTCAGCTGCTTCACGCTAGCTTTGTGGGCAAGGGAAAATAAGAACAAGAGATAGTGCTGATGAAATTGACCTTGCACCATATTAACTTGTCCACGCGGCAGGTTGAGGAAATGGATAAGTTCTATCGGGATGTGATCGGGCTGGCGACGGAGACAGACGGCCTTCCTGTATTGGAAAAGAAAAAAGGATATGCAGGAGATGTGGCCTTTGTCACCGATGGCCAGATTCAGATGCATCTGGCGGCTCAGGATATCGGGGCCGGGTTTCGCACAGGCCATATTGTGAACCCTGTTGTCCGTGGCCATATCGCCTATCGTACCGATGACATCGCCGCGTTCATGGCGCATTTGGATCAATTGGGCGTCCCCTATTCTGACTGGGGCGATCGGGCGGTGGCAGGCTGGCATCAGATCTTTTTTTATGACCCTGACGGTAATGTCATAGAAGTCCATCAGGTTGACACAGCAGAGGATCAAAACAGCGATGGCTGATCTTTCTTTTCTTGATGGCGGGCTGGGTCAGGAAATTCAGAACCGGGCCTCTGCCCAGCCGCACCCGCTTTGGTCAGTTAAGGTGATGTATGATGAACCTGAACTAGTCAGCGCGGTCCATCGCGATTTTATTACTGCAGGGGCGCGTGTGATCACAGCCAACACCTATACGGCCTCGCCGCCGCGCCTGCGCCGGGATGGCGATCTCCGCCAGATTGCCGATATTCATAATACCGCGCTTGCGCTGGCCCGGGCTGAGATGGACAAGGCAGGTGATCCAGACCTGCAGCTTGCCGGCTGTCTGCCGCCACTGGTAGGCTCCTACGTGGCTGAAGTCAGTATGGATTTTGGGGACTCGCTCACAGATTATCGCCAGCTGGTGGCTCTGCAGTCAGGCAAGGTCGATCTGTTTCTGATTGAAACCATATCAAATATCGCTGAGGCCAAAGCGGCCCTGACCGCGGTGAAGGAAGCAGATATGCCCGGTTTTGTCGGGCTGACCATTTGTGATGATCATTCAAACAGGTTGCGTTCCGGCGAAGCATTGTCAGACGCGCTGGACCAGCTGCTCCCTCTTGGCCCGGACGGCCTCATGGTGAATTGCTCTTTGCCTGAGGCGGTCAGCAAAGCGATGTCTGTTCTGGCTGGTCTGCCGATACCGTTCGGGGGCTATGCCAATGGGTTTACCTCAATTGACGCCTTAAAGCCTGGCGGGACTGTGGCCAGCCTGTCTGCCCGCACCGATCTCGGCCCAGAGGCTTAT
This region includes:
- a CDS encoding putative dehydrogenase (dehydrogenase of unknown specificity, short-chain alcohol dehydrogenase like) — protein: MSRKTALITGAARGIGLATAQLMTQHGYQIAMVDRDEDELHKAACDVDGAKAFACDVSDPEAVNAMVAAISEWSGQIDVVVNNAGVADFGPIEDTDFARWRRVMATNLDGVFLVSQACIPVLKQTKGALVNIASISGLRASTLRVAYGTSKAAVIQLTLQQAAELGEYGIRANCVCPGPVRTKLAMAVHTQDIINAYHDALPLNRYGSEAEIAEAIAFLASDKASYITGQILAADGGFEATGVGLPALRK
- a CDS encoding uncharacterized protein, possibly involved in aromatic compounds catabolism (PFAM: Thioesterase superfamily~TIGRFAM: uncharacterized domain 1); protein product: MNAQQLQDFLTTEFPQVAGDFLVKVNERGELRIKMNITEKNLRPGQTVSGPAMFALADVSLYLAILQQIGPEALSVTTSATINFMRKPDTDALIGLPRIHKLGRRLVVGDVLIYTATDEGCEHPVASASLTYSLPPKQETAL
- a CDS encoding putative ring-cleavage extradiol dioxygenase (PFAM: Glyoxalase/Bleomycin resistance protein/Dioxygenase superfamily) — its product is MKLTLHHINLSTRQVEEMDKFYRDVIGLATETDGLPVLEKKKGYAGDVAFVTDGQIQMHLAAQDIGAGFRTGHIVNPVVRGHIAYRTDDIAAFMAHLDQLGVPYSDWGDRAVAGWHQIFFYDPDGNVIEVHQVDTAEDQNSDG
- a CDS encoding homocysteine/selenocysteine methylase (S-methylmethionine-dependent) (PFAM: Homocysteine S-methyltransferase) — its product is MADLSFLDGGLGQEIQNRASAQPHPLWSVKVMYDEPELVSAVHRDFITAGARVITANTYTASPPRLRRDGDLRQIADIHNTALALARAEMDKAGDPDLQLAGCLPPLVGSYVAEVSMDFGDSLTDYRQLVALQSGKVDLFLIETISNIAEAKAALTAVKEADMPGFVGLTICDDHSNRLRSGEALSDALDQLLPLGPDGLMVNCSLPEAVSKAMSVLAGLPIPFGGYANGFTSIDALKPGGTVASLSARTDLGPEAYADFACSWVEAGATIIGGCCEVGPAHIAHLAQRLRDDGHRLTGLPV